GTTCCCGTTGAGCCCCTTCATGTTTGTGTATGCCATTGCCAAGAAATGACATCTAGGAAAGCAAGCAAACACCGCTCTTCAGCACGCTAATGCCCCGTAATGCACTCCAACCAAAACCTACTAACAACACAAGAATGAATTTTCCAACTGGCTAAAACCTCCTGTAATGATCCCTGGTAAAGAAGGGATGCCTAAGGGCTTCGGGAGCTGTTAGCCTGCTGGACGGGTCAAATTTAAGGAGACCTTGCAGGAGGTCGATGAGATCACCAGCTGAATGATCTACATGCTGCATCACTATATTCTGACAAAGATGATATAAtttaataaagttttttttttttttggttgaattaataaagttttatttaAACAATGTTTCTGAACGTATTTCAAAACAGAAGAGTAAAAGTACGGTATTCCATATACCTGGAGACGATGTAGCTTTAAAACGGCTTTAATACTTTCTCGAGAAGTTGCACCTTCTGGCCAATCCAATCTACCCCGTCTGACATACTTCTCAGCATGACGGCTGAACCAAGAATACAGAAGTGGCAAAGGAGACAGTGATGAATACAGGCAAACAAATGTGATCTGAACCTTAAAATACGATGAAATTCCTAAGGAAAGCACATACTCTGCTCTTTTCAACATGTGCTGTGGCATTGGACCTAAAACCCTCTCCATCATAGCTAGGTGTTCCAAGTTCTCGTGTGTCTGAAACAAAGCCTCTCCCTGtaaagaattttattttatttttttgtaagaaTCTATACAGTTAGTCCAAATCCAGAAATCTGGCAGAGACTGATGGACCCGTATAATTCAGAGACATACCGAACACAACTCTATCAAGATGCAACCAACACTCCATATGTCACATGGATAACTCCATCCAAGTCCTATAAATATTAACAATCTTATGAATgttaaaatataaattgataCCAAATATTCAAAATGCAAGTGATTTgcaagagaaaagagagcataGTATTAGCATACCCAGAATAACCTCAGGTGCCCGGTAGTGCCTTGTCGACACAATGTAGTTGTGCTCTTGATGCTCATAGGCTGTGCTACCAAAATCAATAACCTTGATAGCGCTAGACTTTGGCAACCTTTTATAACCAGTTCCATCTTTTGGCGGCCGGGATGTAAACTGTGACggcaaagaaataaaaaaaaatgacaattttCAATAAGTGAACTGGATGCAGGTAAGAGGCAAAGAGAATAAGTGAACTGTCTCATTTGAAAGGGCAAACTGCAGAACAATATAACTATAATCACAGGAAGAAATACCTTGTAGTCAGGTACTTTAATGTATTCTGAAGAAACAAAAAGTATGTTCTCAGGCTTCAGGTCGGTATGTATGAGACGCATATCATGCATGACTGCAAAAGTTACATGCCACAGAAAACATAAGAACTACTAGTGTTCACTTTAAAGTCATTGTCCAACCCAAGAAAAGATGCTCAGAATATATTCACACATGTCATGGGAATAAGctttaccaaaaagaaaaaaagcagaAACTACCAGTAAATTTTTAAGAAGGAAAGGTA
The nucleotide sequence above comes from Malus sylvestris chromosome 16, drMalSylv7.2, whole genome shotgun sequence. Encoded proteins:
- the LOC126608711 gene encoding serine/threonine-protein kinase AFC2-like isoform X1, with amino-acid sequence MEMDYVSEFPLWHIDRRPRKRPRFAWDPPQPHPKAQSGIYSEQDVGSGTSFGPMRALPDRPSLFLKGLTQKGSSPRRDDDKDGHYMFVLGENLTSRYKIHRKIGEGTFGQVLECWDREAKEMVAIKVVRSIKKYREAAMIEVDVLQLLGKYDRNGSRCVQIRNWFDYRNHICIVFEMLGPSLYDFLRKNNYRAFPVDLVRELGRQLLECVAFMHDMRLIHTDLKPENILFVSSEYIKVPDYKFTSRPPKDGTGYKRLPKSSAIKVIDFGSTAYEHQEHNYIVSTRHYRAPEVILGLGWSYPCDIWSVGCILIELCSGEALFQTHENLEHLAMMERVLGPMPQHMLKRADRHAEKYVRRGRLDWPEGATSRESIKAVLKLHRLQNIVMQHVDHSAGDLIDLLQGLLKFDPSSRLTAPEALRHPFFTRDHYRRF
- the LOC126608711 gene encoding serine/threonine-protein kinase AFC1-like isoform X3: MVAIKVVRSIKKYREAAMIEVDVLQLLGKYDRNGSRCVQIRNWFDYRNHICIVFEMLGPSLYDFLRKNNYRAFPVDLVRELGRQLLECVAFMHDMRLIHTDLKPENILFVSSEYIKVPDYKFTSRPPKDGTGYKRLPKSSAIKVIDFGSTAYEHQEHNYIVSTRHYRAPEVILGLGWSYPCDIWSVGCILIELCSGEALFQTHENLEHLAMMERVLGPMPQHMLKRADRHAEKYVRRGRLDWPEGATSRESIKAVLKLHRLQNIVMQHVDHSAGDLIDLLQGLLKFDPSSRLTAPEALRHPFFTRDHYRRF
- the LOC126608711 gene encoding serine/threonine-protein kinase AFC1-like isoform X4 encodes the protein MTEMEVVMHDMRLIHTDLKPENILFVSSEYIKVPDYKFTSRPPKDGTGYKRLPKSSAIKVIDFGSTAYEHQEHNYIVSTRHYRAPEVILGLGWSYPCDIWSVGCILIELCSGEALFQTHENLEHLAMMERVLGPMPQHMLKRADRHAEKYVRRGRLDWPEGATSRESIKAVLKLHRLQNIVMQHVDHSAGDLIDLLQGLLKFDPSSRLTAPEALRHPFFTRDHYRRF